TGAAAAAAGAAAACCTTGCTTCAAGAATCATTCTCCAGGTCCACGACGAACTTCTTCTGGAAGTGAAAAAAGATGAAAAAGAAATCGTTGAAAAGCTTCTGAAAGAAGAAATGGAAAATGCCGTGAAACTTCTCGTTCCTCTCGTTGCCGATGTTCACAGCGGAGAAACATGGTTTGATGCAAAGTAGGTGTTCAAATGATCATAGGGCTTACAGGAAATTCCGGAAGCGGCAAAACTGCCGTTTCCGATTATCTTTCTAAAAAATATGCATATGTCCTCGACTGTGATAAAATATATCATGAGCTTCTTTCCGAAAGCCCTGAAATGAAAAAAGAGCTTACAGGGCTTTTCGGAAAATCTATTATTGAAGATAATAAAATTAACAGGAAAGCTCTCGGAGAAATCGTATTTAATAATGACAAAAAATTAAAGCTTTTAAACAGAGTAGCCCATAAATACGTAATTATAGAAGTAGAGAAAAGAATAGCCTCCTATAAAGGAGATAAAAAGCTTATTGTAATAGATGCCCCTTTGCTTATTGAAGCCGGGCTCCATGAAATATGCGACGAAGTATGGGTAATCGATGCTCCTTTAGAAATAAAAGCTGAAAGAATATCCATCCGTGATCATATCAGTATTGAGAAAGCCAAGCAAAGGCTCTCTAAACAGATGAATCCGGAGGAATTAAAAAAATACGCAGACCATATTATAGAAAATACAGGCAGCCTTCATGAACTTCTATCTTACGTGGATACGCTTGTGAAAATATAATCGTTCTGCCGGGGAGAAAATATGTTTTTTGCCATTGATTTTAGAAGGATAAAAAAATTTATGGTTTTTGCAGGAATGATTTTTCTTATTATATTTGCCTTTGTTACGGCTTTTAAAATTGCCTTTCCTGTGAAACATCTTGATCTTATAATAAAATATGCCGATAAATACGGCCTTGACCATGACCTTGTATGCGCAATGATAAGAGCTGAAAGTAATTTCGACGCAAATGCTGTAAGCAAAAGAGGCGCCGAAGGGCTTATGCAGATCATAAAGTTAACCGGTGACTGGGGCGCAGGCGAAATCGGTCTTGAAAACTATACCTATTCAAGAATTAAAGAGCCTGAAATAAACTTAGATGTTGGCTGCTGGTATATTGCAAAACTTTTAAAGCAATACGGAAATGTGGACACTGCACTGGCGGCCTATAACGCAGGAAGCGGTACGGTTTCCAAATGGCTTTATGACCCTGAAAACTCCACTGATAATAAAACCCTTTACCGTATCCCTTATCCTGAAACTAAAAAATACGTGGAAAAAGTCAATACATATAGAAAAATATATAAATTTATTCTAGATTATAAAATTTATTGATACGGAGAAAAAATGAAAAAACTGACCTCATTAATTTTAATTTTTTCAGTCCTTTTAACAGGCTGCAATCTTATTCCGCCCCTTGAAAAGCAATCGGAAGAGCCTTCCGAAACAATAATAGAGGCTACGGCTTCCCCTACCCCTTCAGAAGAGGTTAAGGAAAGCCCTAAAGCTTCTGCCGAACACGAAAACGCGCTTAATATCTCCATGCGCGCTCCCGTTACTTTAAATCCTCTTATGAATAAGGATATTACTGTTGACAATGTGCTGAAGCTTATTTTCGAGCCTGTATTTTCTTTAGATGAAAGTCAAAGGCCTGTTCCCAATTTAGCTGAAAAAATCAGCTTTTCCGAAAACGGCCTTGAAGCTACAGTCACCCTTAAAAACAATATTTATTGGAGCGACGGAGAAATCTTCGACGGAAACGATTTGATATTTTCCGTAAATACTCTTAAAAACGCTGACAAATCTGTAATATATAAAGATACTGTTAAAGATATTTTAAGCTGTGAACTAATAGACAGCTTCAACGTGAAAATAAACTTATCCAAGCCCTCGGGGGGCTTTGGATATATGCTGCTTTTTCCGGCAATCCCAGAGCATTACTATAAAAATAAACTGGATAACAGCTCCGTTGAAAGCCTGAACCCCATAGGAAACGGCCTTTATAAATTCGTATCCTATGAAAATGTAAAGAATATGCAGCTGACTGCAAGCAATACCACCTTTAGGCAAAAACCCCTGATACAAAAAATAAATGTCCTTATAACTTCTGATATTCAAACGGATTACTATTCCTTTGAACAAAACATTCTTGATTTTATATCTGCCGACATACTGAACTTCGGCAAATACAGCCCTTCCCAGAAAACAGGGCTTACCGAATATAGCACAAGCAATTACGATTTTATAGGATTTAATTTTAAAAATCTTGCCTTAGAGGATAAAAAAATGAGGCAGGCCATTACAAAGCTTATCGATGTGGACTATATTATAGAAAGCGTTTATCTCGGCCACGCCTACAGAACCTATTCTGTTATAAGCCCCGATTCATGGGCCTATGAAAAAGATGTGGAAAAATATGAATATAACAAGCAGGAAGCAAAAGACCTGATATCTCAAGCAGGCTATAAAGATAATAACGCCGACGGAATAATGGATAGAGAAATAGCAGGGGTTTATTTCGACCTTTCTTTCAGAATTCTTGTAAATGAAGAGAATGAAGAAAGAGTAGAAATAGCAAATCTTGTTTCCTCAAGCCTTAATGAAGCGGGCATCGCCACAGATATTATCGTATGCGATTATAATACTTATTTAGAGAAACTGCGGAACAAGGAATACGATATTTTTATAGGCGGGTTTAACTTTTCTCTTAAGCCGGATTTCGCCTTTGCCTTCCATTCTTCTCAGATAGATGTAGGAAGCAATTTCTTTTCATACCGTTCAGAAATCCTTGACACTTACCTTATAGCGGCCCAGAATGCTCAAAACGAAGCGCAATATAAAGACGCTTTAAGTAAAATTCAAAAGCATATTGCCTCGGAGCTTCCCTGTATCAGCCTTGCTTTCAGAAAAAAGGTAATACTTTATAACGAAAATATCAAGGGCGGTAAAAAGCCTTCTATTAACAATATTTTTTCAAATATAAACGAATGGTACGTACAATAAAGTAAAAAGATAGGAGTAACGAAAACTATATATTCACTATGGATTAAATATGGTATTTTTAATAGTCCATAGTGAATTGGTTTTTGTTACTTCTTTAAATGCACTTTGTTTTAATTAAAACACTTCGGAGGATTTCATATGGATAAACTAATGACAGATTATCTCACCGACGAAAAAGTCCTTATTTCCAGCGAAAGAGCCTTGCGCCCTCATCATTATAAAGGGGCATTTACTACAGCAGAAAACCATGATGACTGTCCTTTTTGCCCAGATAATAAAAATAAAACCCCAGGCGATATACTTTTTTCAGACGATATGGAGATAAGAGTAATCCCAAATAAATACCCTGCAATAAAGCCGCCCACCGGCTATCACGATGTCATAATAGACACTAAAAAGCATGATGAAAAGCTCTATGAATTTACTCCTAAACACATGAATAAGCTCTTTTCTATTATGCAGAAAAGGGCAAAAGAGCTTTATGCCATGGAGCATATTAAATATATACAAATTTTTAAAAATGACGGAATAAGCTCCGGTGCTTCCATTACCCATTCCCATTGGCAGATTATAGCAATGGACTTTATTCCCTACAGGCAGGAAACAATCCACAGTAATTTTGAAAAATACTTTTCAGACCATAATTTAAGATATATGGACTATGTATATTCCCTTAAGGATTACATCATATACGAAAACGAAAATGCCTTTGTCTTCTGTCCTGAGGCTTCACCCTATGGCTATTATACAAACATCGCTTTTAAAAACAGCCATAATCCTTTTGAGGGTCTGAATGAAAAAGAGCTTTACAGCCTTTCCGATGCTCTTTTAAAAACAATGAAGGCTTATAATAAAACTTTTGGTGATTTATCTTATAATATTATGTTTCAAATGGCTCCCAAAGGAAAATACAATGCCTCTTCCTTTTATATGGGCATAGTTCCAAGATTAGGTACATTTGCAGGCTTTGAACTTGCCACCGGGTGCTACATAAATCATACTCCGCCTTTAGAGGGAGCGGAGAAATTAAGGGGGGCTATATGATTAAAGTATGTATACTGGCCGGAGGAAGCTCTTATGAAAGAGAAGTTTCCTTAAGCTCTGCAGAAGAAATTTACAGCAATTTAAACCACAATAAATATACTGCCGAAATTTTAGAAATACCCAAGGAAACCTCTACAGTCTGGATAAAGAAACTTTTAGATTCTCCGCCGGATATTGTAGTAAGCGCCCTTCACGGCGGCCTGGGAGAAGACGGTTCTGTTCAGGGGCTTATGGAATGCATGGGCATAAAATACGTAGGAAGTAAAGTCCTTGCAAGTGCCCTATGTTTAGATAAATATATTTCAAAAACAATCATGCGGGCAAATCATATTCCTGTTTTAGACGATGTGCTTATAAAAAATAGCAGTGATTTGAATATCTCAAAAGACATCATAAACGATATGGGTTATCCCCTTGTTGTAAAGCCAAATATCGGCGGTTCAAGCGTAGGAATCTCCATCGTTAAGGATTTTTCGGAACTTGAAAATGCCGTAAATGAAGTTTTTCTCCTAAAGGACCATGCCCTTATAGAAAAATTTGTTTCGGGAACAGAGGTTACCTGCGGAATAATCGAAAATGAAAGCGGGCTTCAGGTTCTTCCCGTTCTGGACATAAAAACTGCAAGAAATTTCTATGATTATAACGCCAAATATAAAGACGACAATACGTCTATTAGCTTTTCTTCTCTTCCTAAGTTTTTACAGGCAATGATTCATGAAATTTCAAAAAAAGTATTTCTCCTTCTTAACTGCCAAGGCTATGGCAGAGTGGATATGATCGTTCGTGAGGAGCAGATTATCGTCCTTGAAATGAATACCCTTCCCGGGCTTACGTCTCACAGCCTGATTCCAAAAGCGGCATCTATGGAATCGGGTGGATTCAGTAAATTTTTAGATGCGCTTATCGAATTTGAAATGAAAAAATAAAAATATTGAAAAATCAGCATGAGTCATTCTTTCTATTTATAGTAAATTTATTATGATTCAAGCATAAGATTTGTAATCTTAAATACTTGTTTTTTCTGTATTATAAAAGGGCCTTTATCTAAAGGCCCTTTATTTTTTATAAAAATTTTATTATAGCTTGTCCAATTAATTACTTAAGAACTCTTGCGGCAGTAACATATGTACGTATGTAATAATCTTCATTGAGGCTGCTTATGGTTACGCCCCATGTCCTTTTTGAGCTTGAAGAATGAATAAAATTGCCGTTATCCATATAAATGCCTACGTGGGATATTCCGCCGTCATTTACGCCGGTAGTATCAAAAAATACCAAATCCCCTGCTTGAAGCTGGTCTTTACTGATTTGAGTTCCATTTCTTACCATGTCTCTTGAGCTTCTATTTAAGCTTATGCCGAAATTTTTAAATACGCTGTATACAAATCCTGAGCAATCTACTCCTGAATTTAAATTTGTACCTGCCCAAACATAGGGTGTTCCTAAAAATTGCTTTCCAAATTCTATCATCTGATTTCCGAGAGAATTTTCTCTTACAGGCTTTTCACCATATCCGATTGCTATAAATTCTTTGCTTAAATAAGCAGTAGTTCCGCCGAAGGAAACCTTTGCCCATTCCTGCATGGAATCATCAATTACATCTACTGCATCTCCGTTTTGTAAAACACCTAAAACCTCTGCGTCAACGGAAGGTTCATTCCTTAATTTAAGCCCTGTATTTGAAGTTACAACGGCGTATTTATTTTGCTGGGTTTCATTGGTTTCATTAGATACAGCCGCTGCAGCAGGAACTGCAGATGTTTCCATTTCGTCAATAAGCTCGCCTTCTATATATTGCCTGCTTATGTAGCCTTCATCACCAAAATAATCGACTTTTAACCATTCGCCTAAATTATCAATAACATCAAATTGGCAGCCTGCAGCAGCCTTTCCATAAATATCTGCATCTGTATCAGGGGAAATTCTGATGTTTACGTTTTCACCTGTTACGGTGCCCTTTGTTCTTAAAATATCTACAAATTCTTCAGATACGAATAATTTTGCGTCATCAATATTTATTATGTAGAAGTTCCCTGTTTTGCCTTCTATGTTAATTGTCTGGCCTTTATTATATTTAGTGATTACCTCTGAATCAGCAGAAGCTTCTGAACGGATATTTACGTTATTGCCATTGATATTTCCTACAGTAAGTGCCGAAGCGGAACTAAACCCAAGGATAACAAAAATTCCCGAAAAAGCAGTTAATTTTGCAATATTTTTAAGGAAGCCCATAATTTCCTCCTGAATTTTAATTTATTACGTAATTATTACAAAATTATTATATTAATTCCAACAAGCTTTGTCAAGGCTTTTTTAATTTCTTTAAAATATATTACTATATGACATTATATGCCATAAAACCTTTGTTCTGGCGGTGTTGCAAGGTTTTGGAATGTTATTTTCTTGTAGAAATTTCCAAAAAGTAAACCTGCTTTTATGGGCAGAAGCAGGTTTTTGTTTTTAAATATTTAATAAGTTTTTAATTATTATTGTCTTCATAATAAGGGAAAATATGCTTTACTCAAAATCTTTTTAATGCAGATAATAATTGTGTATGGTAAACGAATTTTAAATAAAAAATGCTTTAGAAGAAAGCTTTCATGTTTTTTTCTGAGTATTTCTTATGAAGCTATATTTATGGCTGTAATAAAATTCGTTTGCTGTAAAGCAAAAATGGGGGTGGTTTTATTGAAAAAATCAAAGTTTTTATTTGCAGCCGTCTTTGCGATACTTTTATTTTCCGGCTGCACCGGTTCCGATAAAACCGAGCTGGGATTTAAATATTTTGATCCAAGCAATTATTCGGTAAAAGCCTCTGTTCCCGACAGCAATAAGGAATACGAGGTTTTATCGACCTTTACAACAAAATTTAACAACAGCAACGACGGAAGGCTTAATAATATTAAGCTTTCTTCCGTCGCTATAGACGGTACCGTATTAAATCCGGGGGAAGAATTTTCATTTAATGACACCGTAGGCATGGCTTCCAAAGAAAGAGGCTATGAAAAGGCCACAATTTTTTTTAAAGGTGAAAAAATAAAGGAATACGGCGGCGGCATCTGCCAAGTAAGCTCTACATTATATAACGCGGCTATAGAAGCAGGTCTTGAAATAACAGAGAGGCATCCGCATTCAATGAAAGTCCATTATGTAGGTGAAGATAGAGATGCAGCCACAAGCTATGGCTCTAAGGACCTTAAATTTAAAAATAATTTAGATTTTCCTATCAAAATAAACACCTATGTAGGAGAAGGAACTTTCACGGCTGAAATTATAAAAGCTTCATAGATGGTTTTTAGAAAGTCAATTTGCTTTTATTTTGAAACAAATATTGGATTAAAATGAGAAACGAGTAAAAAAGTAAGATAACAATGCTATTATTCAAATGATTATTCTGCATTCAAATAACACTTTAAATTGCCGTTATCTTGTTCTCTGGAGCCGTGTATTTTCATAATAACAAATTACCGGAGGCTTGTAAAAGCCTCCGGTTTGTCTATAAAAATTTAATGTTCAGAGTCTCCACAGCTATGCTCTTTGCAGGAAGCTCCATCGTTTTTATCATGATGATGTTCTCCATGGTTTGTACAGGCGGCTTCAGGATCATATTTAAGGCTCCCTTTAAGCAAATCTTCTACCGCCTCATCGGCATTTCCTGATACTCCGCCATAAAAAGTTATTCCGGCCTCTGAAAGTGCTCTTTTTGCCCCAGCTCCTATTCCACCGCATATTAATTCTTCTACTTCAAGCTTTTTAAGAATATCTGCCAAAGCTCCATGCCCGCTTCCATTGGTATTTACAACAGTTGCTAATGTTACTTTTCCATTTTCAATATCATATATCTTAAATCTTTCTGTATGACCGAAATGCTGAAAAATTTCACCCTTTTCATAAGTCGTGGCAATTCTCATTTTAATTTACCTTCCTTTCAAGCATATTCATCATATCATCAAGCCAGCCCCCCTCGAAAAGCTCTATCATACCTTTATCTGAGGCGGCAGAAAGTCTTGGGTCTATAGGTATCCGTGCTTTATTTTCAATGGAAAACCTTTTAGATATTTCTTCTATTTTACTTTCTCCAAAAATATTGTACTGCTTACCGCAATCAGGGCAAACAAAATAGCTCATATTTTCTACAAGCCCTAAAACAGGTATGTTCATTATTCTTGCCATATTTAAAGCTTTTTCTGCAATCATGCCTACAAGCTCCTGAGGGGACATAACAATGATGATTCCGTCAACGGGTATAGACTGAAATACGGTAAGCGGAACGTCTCCCGTACCCGGCGGCATATCTATAAACATATAATCGATATCCCCCCATACTACGTCTGTCCAGAATTGTTTTACCATTCCGCCTATAATAGGCCCTCTCCATACCACAGGGTCCGTTTCCCTTTCTGTAAGAAGGTTCAAGGACATTACAGAAATACCGGTTTTTGTTTTTATGGGATAAAAGCAGGATTCGTTGCCGTAAACTTTATCATGAAGGCCGAATAACTTGGGGATGGAAGGCCCTGTAATATCTGCGTCGAGTATGGCAGTAGCATAACCTTCCCTGCTTGAAAGCACAGCAAGTAAAGACGTTACTAAAGATTTTCCTACGCCTCCCTTTCCGCTTACGATACCTATGACTTTTTTAATATTGCTAAGTTCATGAGGCTTTTCAATAAAATCACTCTTGGGATTTCTGCGTTCGGCGCATTCGCTGCCGCATGAGGAACAATCCCTTGTACAGTTTTCACTCATTAAATTCATCTCCTGAATAGCATTTTCTTCTGTGGCAGTGTCTGCAGCCACAGCCGCATTTTTCCCCACAGTAGAGAATATAATCTCCGCCGCTTATTGTAAGCTCTTTCCCTTTAACAAGACATTCTGCAAGCTTTTTACGGGCAC
This is a stretch of genomic DNA from Anaeropeptidivorans aminofermentans. It encodes these proteins:
- the coaE gene encoding dephospho-CoA kinase (Dephospho-CoA kinase (CoaE) performs the final step in coenzyme A biosynthesis.), translated to MIIGLTGNSGSGKTAVSDYLSKKYAYVLDCDKIYHELLSESPEMKKELTGLFGKSIIEDNKINRKALGEIVFNNDKKLKLLNRVAHKYVIIEVEKRIASYKGDKKLIVIDAPLLIEAGLHEICDEVWVIDAPLEIKAERISIRDHISIEKAKQRLSKQMNPEELKKYADHIIENTGSLHELLSYVDTLVKI
- a CDS encoding lytic transglycosylase domain-containing protein yields the protein MFFAIDFRRIKKFMVFAGMIFLIIFAFVTAFKIAFPVKHLDLIIKYADKYGLDHDLVCAMIRAESNFDANAVSKRGAEGLMQIIKLTGDWGAGEIGLENYTYSRIKEPEINLDVGCWYIAKLLKQYGNVDTALAAYNAGSGTVSKWLYDPENSTDNKTLYRIPYPETKKYVEKVNTYRKIYKFILDYKIY
- a CDS encoding peptide ABC transporter substrate-binding protein encodes the protein MKKLTSLILIFSVLLTGCNLIPPLEKQSEEPSETIIEATASPTPSEEVKESPKASAEHENALNISMRAPVTLNPLMNKDITVDNVLKLIFEPVFSLDESQRPVPNLAEKISFSENGLEATVTLKNNIYWSDGEIFDGNDLIFSVNTLKNADKSVIYKDTVKDILSCELIDSFNVKINLSKPSGGFGYMLLFPAIPEHYYKNKLDNSSVESLNPIGNGLYKFVSYENVKNMQLTASNTTFRQKPLIQKINVLITSDIQTDYYSFEQNILDFISADILNFGKYSPSQKTGLTEYSTSNYDFIGFNFKNLALEDKKMRQAITKLIDVDYIIESVYLGHAYRTYSVISPDSWAYEKDVEKYEYNKQEAKDLISQAGYKDNNADGIMDREIAGVYFDLSFRILVNEENEERVEIANLVSSSLNEAGIATDIIVCDYNTYLEKLRNKEYDIFIGGFNFSLKPDFAFAFHSSQIDVGSNFFSYRSEILDTYLIAAQNAQNEAQYKDALSKIQKHIASELPCISLAFRKKVILYNENIKGGKKPSINNIFSNINEWYVQ
- a CDS encoding galactose-1-phosphate uridylyltransferase, with the translated sequence MDKLMTDYLTDEKVLISSERALRPHHYKGAFTTAENHDDCPFCPDNKNKTPGDILFSDDMEIRVIPNKYPAIKPPTGYHDVIIDTKKHDEKLYEFTPKHMNKLFSIMQKRAKELYAMEHIKYIQIFKNDGISSGASITHSHWQIIAMDFIPYRQETIHSNFEKYFSDHNLRYMDYVYSLKDYIIYENENAFVFCPEASPYGYYTNIAFKNSHNPFEGLNEKELYSLSDALLKTMKAYNKTFGDLSYNIMFQMAPKGKYNASSFYMGIVPRLGTFAGFELATGCYINHTPPLEGAEKLRGAI
- a CDS encoding D-alanine--D-alanine ligase family protein, coding for MIKVCILAGGSSYEREVSLSSAEEIYSNLNHNKYTAEILEIPKETSTVWIKKLLDSPPDIVVSALHGGLGEDGSVQGLMECMGIKYVGSKVLASALCLDKYISKTIMRANHIPVLDDVLIKNSSDLNISKDIINDMGYPLVVKPNIGGSSVGISIVKDFSELENAVNEVFLLKDHALIEKFVSGTEVTCGIIENESGLQVLPVLDIKTARNFYDYNAKYKDDNTSISFSSLPKFLQAMIHEISKKVFLLLNCQGYGRVDMIVREEQIIVLEMNTLPGLTSHSLIPKAASMESGGFSKFLDALIEFEMKK
- a CDS encoding C40 family peptidase, with amino-acid sequence MGFLKNIAKLTAFSGIFVILGFSSASALTVGNINGNNVNIRSEASADSEVITKYNKGQTINIEGKTGNFYIINIDDAKLFVSEEFVDILRTKGTVTGENVNIRISPDTDADIYGKAAAGCQFDVIDNLGEWLKVDYFGDEGYISRQYIEGELIDEMETSAVPAAAAVSNETNETQQNKYAVVTSNTGLKLRNEPSVDAEVLGVLQNGDAVDVIDDSMQEWAKVSFGGTTAYLSKEFIAIGYGEKPVRENSLGNQMIEFGKQFLGTPYVWAGTNLNSGVDCSGFVYSVFKNFGISLNRSSRDMVRNGTQISKDQLQAGDLVFFDTTGVNDGGISHVGIYMDNGNFIHSSSSKRTWGVTISSLNEDYYIRTYVTAARVLK
- a CDS encoding VanW family protein, whose product is MKKSKFLFAAVFAILLFSGCTGSDKTELGFKYFDPSNYSVKASVPDSNKEYEVLSTFTTKFNNSNDGRLNNIKLSSVAIDGTVLNPGEEFSFNDTVGMASKERGYEKATIFFKGEKIKEYGGGICQVSSTLYNAAIEAGLEITERHPHSMKVHYVGEDRDAATSYGSKDLKFKNNLDFPIKINTYVGEGTFTAEIIKAS
- a CDS encoding NifB/NifX family molybdenum-iron cluster-binding protein, yielding MRIATTYEKGEIFQHFGHTERFKIYDIENGKVTLATVVNTNGSGHGALADILKKLEVEELICGGIGAGAKRALSEAGITFYGGVSGNADEAVEDLLKGSLKYDPEAACTNHGEHHHDKNDGASCKEHSCGDSEH
- a CDS encoding Mrp/NBP35 family ATP-binding protein, with protein sequence MSENCTRDCSSCGSECAERRNPKSDFIEKPHELSNIKKVIGIVSGKGGVGKSLVTSLLAVLSSREGYATAILDADITGPSIPKLFGLHDKVYGNESCFYPIKTKTGISVMSLNLLTERETDPVVWRGPIIGGMVKQFWTDVVWGDIDYMFIDMPPGTGDVPLTVFQSIPVDGIIIVMSPQELVGMIAEKALNMARIMNIPVLGLVENMSYFVCPDCGKQYNIFGESKIEEISKRFSIENKARIPIDPRLSAASDKGMIELFEGGWLDDMMNMLERKVN